The genomic DNA TCGGCGGGGCGCAGCCGGGCGGTCTCGGCGAACCGCGGGGTGCGGGTGCCGGGCAGCAGCGGCCGGGCGGCGGCGGGGGAGTCCACCCAGGTGAACCGGGGTGGTGGCGTGCCGGCGAGGGCGTACAGCTCGCGGACGGCGGCTTCGGCACGCGGCCGGTCGGCGGGGGCGGCGGCCAGTCCGTGCCGCAGCCACTCCTCGCGCAGGGCGAGGGCGGTGGCGAGCCGGTCGGGCAGCGGGGTGCGGGGCGCCCGTCCTGCGGGCGTCCGGCCGGTCATCGGCGGGCGGCGGAGACCGCCTCTCGGTTCGTCATGGGCGGAAGCGTGGCAGGACGTCGACCGGGCGGGCAAGCGGATTTTACTTTCATGATCTTTTCCTGGCGGTCCGGATGCTGATATGACTGCTCGTCGGCTGTTCGGCCGATCATTCGAAAAGATCCACCTCGGGGGAACTCCGGCATGTCCGAAACCACGTCAGAAACCGTCGCCCAGAGCGTTCCAGAGCCCTCGTCGAAGGGTCTGAAGCTGCTCCTCGACTGGGGCCCGACGCTGCTGCTCAACATCCTCGCGCCCATCCTCACCTACAACGCGCTGACCGGCAGCGGCCACTCCGAGCCGACCGCGCTGCTGATCTCCTCCGCCTGGCCGGTCGTCGACCTGGGGCTGTACTTCGCCCTGCACCGCCGACTCGACGAGTTCGGCATCTTCACCCTGGTCACCATGGTGCTCGGCGCGGCCAGTGCGCTGGCGTACAACACCACCGAGCTGATCTTCCTCAAGGACTCGGCGCTCACCGCGCTGATCGGGCTCGGCTTCCTGGCCACCCTGTTCACGGCCCGCCCGGCGATGTTCTACTTCGGCCGCAAGTTCGCCTCCGGCGGCACCCCCGAGGGCGTCGCCCGCTGGAACGGCCTGTGGCAGTACGAGGGCTTCCGGCGCGGGCAGCGCCGGCTGACCGTGATCTGGGGCGTGGCGTTCCTGGTCGAGTC from Kitasatospora terrestris includes the following:
- a CDS encoding VC0807 family protein codes for the protein MSETTSETVAQSVPEPSSKGLKLLLDWGPTLLLNILAPILTYNALTGSGHSEPTALLISSAWPVVDLGLYFALHRRLDEFGIFTLVTMVLGAASALAYNTTELIFLKDSALTALIGLGFLATLFTARPAMFYFGRKFASGGTPEGVARWNGLWQYEGFRRGQRRLTVIWGVAFLVESVVKAALTFVLSTATMLTVSSIMPWAFLGGLIYYTIGYGRRARARMQAALPDAGA